In the genome of Nocardioides sp. NBC_00368, the window CGTACGTCCGCGCGGATGCGCTGCCGGTCCACGGCGAGCGGTGCGGTCAGCTCCGGCGTGCCCGCGAAGGTCACGAGCCCCGCCGGTACGTCGCCGGGCAGCGCGCTGAGATAGCTCTCGGCCGCCTTCTGCGCCGACGCCAACCGCTCACCGCTCATGGAGCCGCTCGTGTCGAGCAGGATGACGACCGCTCCCGGGCTCGGCCGTGTCTCGGTCGCCACCGCCGCGGTCGGGGTCAGGGCCGACAGAAACGACAGCATCACGAGCGCGACGACCAGCAGCGGCCGTCGGCTCCGACGTACGCAGGACATGGCCATGGAGGCACCCACCTCTCGACTCATCGCTCGCCCACCCGGGTGCCGAGCAGGTCGGGCATCGTGATGCCGTGCTGCTCCAACCGTTCGGAGAAGGTCGGGCGCAGCCCGGTCGAGCGAAGGGCGCCCCGGAACCGCCCGTGCTCGTCGACCCCCGCGCCGAAGTCGAACAGGAAGAGGTCCTGCAGGGTCAGTACGTCACCCTCCATGCCGGTCACCTCGGTGATGTGGGTGATCCTTCGGGTGCCGTCCTTGAGGCGGGCCTGCTGGATGATCAGGTCGATACCGGAGGCGATCTGCTCCCGGATCGCCCGGCTCGGCAGGTCGATGCCCGCCATCAGGACCATCGTCTCCAGCCGTGATGCCGAGTCTCTCGGCGAGTTGGCGTGCACGGTGGTCAGCGACCCGTCGTGGCCGGTGTTCATCGCCTGCAGCATGTCGAGGGCGGCGCCGTCGCGGACCTCACCGACGACGATCCGCTCGGGCCGCATCCGCAGCGCGTTGCGGACCAGGCTGCGGATCGTGATCTCGCCACGGCCCTCGATGTTGGACGGCCGCGACTCCAGGCGCACCACGTGGTCCTGGCGCAGCTGCAGCTCTGCTGCATCCTCGATGGTCACGATGCGCTCGTCGTGGGGAAGGAACGATGAGAGGACGTTCAGCGTCGTCGTCTTCCCCGAGCCGGTGCCGCCGCTGACGATGATGTTCAGGCGACCCCGCACGCAGGCCGAGAGCAGGTCGGCGACCGGCCTGGTCATGGTGCCGAACCTGATCAGGTCCGCGACCGAGAACGGATCGGCGGAGAACTTCCGGATGGTCAGGCTCGAGCCGTCCAGTGCGATGGGGGAGACGACGGCGTTGACCCGGCTGCCGTCGGCGAGCCGGGCATCGACCATCGGACTGGCCTCGTCCACCCGCCGACCGACCCGAGCGACGATCTTGTCGATCACGCGACGCAGATGGTCCTCGTCGGCGAACGCCGCGGGCACCGTGGACAGGCGGCCCGCGCGCTCGACGTAGATCCGGTCGGGGCCGTTGACCATGATCTCGGTGATCCCTGGGTCGCGCAGCAACGGCTCGAGGGGGCCGTGCCCGAGGATCTCGTTCGCGACCTCCTCCGCGAGCCGGATTCGGTCGGCTGCGGTCAGCGGGGTGTCCTCCCGCTCGAGCACGCTCTTGACCGTCACCCGCACCCGCTGTGCCAGCTCGTCCTCGGCGAGGTGGTCGGCGTACAGGCTCGGACCGAGCTCCTCGAGGAGCGTGTCGTGCACGCTCCGCTTGAGCTGGGCGAACGGGTCGGCGTGGCGGGTGGCGCGCACGGGCGACTCGTCGGGCTCGGGGACCGACTCCGCCTGTGTCACCTGGCGGGCGGCGGACTCCCGGCCCGGTCGCTGCTCGGCCAGCCGCTCACTCAGTCGCATGCTCATGCGTCGTCCCCGCTCCGCGCACCGATGGTGAGCCACCGGCGACGCTGCCCCTTGACCGCTGGCGCCTCGGCCGTTTGCAGGCGGTCGATGCGCTGGACACCGAACTCCCGGATCGCCGCGCTGACGCGGTGCGACGGCTTCTCGGCCGTGATCGGTACGCCGCGGTTGAAGGACGCGGCGACCTCGAGGTTGTTGGGGATCCTGGCGGCGAGCTTGCTGCGCAGCGCCTGCTCGACGTCGGCGGCGGTGATCCCGACCCGGTTGTCCTCCCGGTTGAGCACGATGCTGCGGGTCGCCCGCGGATACGAGAGCAGGTCGAGCATGTCGAGCGTCAGCCGGAGGTTCTTCATCGCCGCCAGGTCCGGGGTCGTCAGCAGCACATGGTGGTCGCTGCCGTCGAGTGCGCGGAGCACGTGCTCGTTGAACTGCGGGGGCGTGTCGACCACGACGTAGTCGAACATCCCGCGCAGCATCTCGAGCAGGTCGTCGATCACGGTGGCCGGCACCTTCTCGGCATCGCCGGGCTCCACCGGGGCGAGCACGCACTCCAGGCCGGGCCGGAAGCTGGTGAGCAGGCCCGCCACACCGGTCGTATCCATGTTCTCGCCCATCCCGACGGCGTCCACCAGGGTTCGTCTGGGCTCGAGCTGCAGTGAGATGGCGACGTCGCCGAAGGCCAGGTCGAGGTCGACCAGACACACTCTGCGTGCGCCGTCGGCGTGCAGCGCGACCGCGAGGTTCGTGGCCAGCGTCGTCTTGCCGCAGCCGCCCTTGGCGCTGAAGATGGTGATCACCTTTCCCTCGCTGTCCGCGGTGGCATCAACGGGCAGCAGGATCGACTCCGAGAGCCGCCGGGAGCGCCGGCAGGCGTCGGCGAGGCCTGGCAGGTCCGCCGTGGCGACGAGCTCCCGGATGCCGGCCTGCATCGCGTGCGCGTAGGTCTCGACGTCGAGCTCGGGGCGGATCACCACGACACCGACGAGCGGTCGCGTCAGACGCAGCGTGGTCGCGAACCCAGCGGCGTCGGCGAAGCCGACCTCCGGCCCGATGACGACCAGGGGCTCACCCGGGAGCTGCTCGACCAGCTCCTGCGCCCGGGACAGGGTCGGGGCGGTCAGGACGCCGGTGCCCACGGCGGCGAGCAGCTCGTCGCTGGGCTGGGACGGGGTGCAGAGGATGGTCATGTCGCTTCTCACTCAACTCTCGGTGCGGGTCATGGATCGGGTGTCGGCGCCGCGGCCGGGCTTGACCTCGGAGGTGTCGGACAGCAGCGCGAGGTGGAGCGAACCGGTCTCGGAGCGGAGGATCAGCCGCTCCGCGTCGTGCTGGTCCACGGCCACGGTGACCAGGACGTCGACCTGCTGGGTCCCGGCGGGTTCGCCTTCCTTGGCGGGAGCGCCGCCGACGGCGAGCACCTCGACGCGGGGCAGCAGCATCCGGGTGATCTGGACGTCCCCGCGACTCTTCGGGAGACCGTCACCGGTGGGCCGTCCTTCCCGGTCACGCTCGGTGTAGGTGTCGAAAACCGCCACCTCGGAGCCGGCCGTCACGTAGCCCGCGACCTCCTGGGTCACGCCGAGTGCGACGGTGACAGCGATCTTGCCTTTCGGGATGGCGAGGCCCGACGAGTCGGGCCGGTCCTCGCCGAACATCGAGCGCAGCACCAGCTGACCCGGCGCGATGTCGCCGCCGGCGGCCAGGTGCTCGAGGTCCTGCGGGATCTCGCTCAGTACGCCCGCCGGCACGGTGTCCGCAGGCATCTGCTCGGTCCTCAGCAGGCCGGTGTCGACGGCCTTGCCGGCCTCGGTGCCGGCCGGCACCGACCGGTCGGCGATGAGCACGGTCACGGCCTGCTTTCCGGCCATCGCCCGGGCATCCGCGCCCCGGACGTACCAGAGGACCGCCGTGGTGCCCACCACCGCGAGCAGCAGTGCGAGGCCCAGGACGAGGACGGAACGTTTCATGGTGCTTCTCTTCTCTCTGGTTGCTCAGCCGATGACCTGGACGGTCGTGGCGCCCATGTCGGGCCCGCCGAGCACGGTGTCTGCGGTGGTGACGAGGTCCTTGGTGAAGTAGCCGAAGACGCACTTGGCCGAGCTGGAGCCGGAGGTCGAACACTTCCTTCGTCCGGTCAGGGTCGAGGTCGCCTTGAAGCCCGCCAGGTCGTAGCCCGTCACCACGAACGCGGCGAAACCGCGCATCTGGTAGGTGCCGTTGCTCCCGGTTCCCTCGGCGACGTCGAAGATCGGGATCAGCAGGGGTTCTCCGGAGGTCCGAGCCGCCGACAGCAGTGTCTCGCACGCCGACCCGGACACGCCGGGGTCTGCCGAGAACGACTCTTCGACATCGATGTCGAGGTCGCAGTCGTCGCTGTCCAGCCAGCCGAAGCCGCCGGGCAGATCTCCGCCCGAGGGGCTGCCGGGACAGGGGATCGGGTCGCCGCCGTCCGCCTTGACGGACAGGACGCGCTCGTAGCTGCCGGCCACGACGGTGGGCGGGGCAGGAGCGAAGCTGACGCCGTCCTGGGTGGCGTACTGCCACTCGCAGAACGAGATCGTCAACGGGAGTGTGGAGGCGGCTTTCGGGCCGCCCCAGGCTGCACGGGCGCAGGCGAGCACGCCACGGCCGTCGTAGTCGTCGCCGAGCAGGATCTGCCCGAACACCGGGGGCAGCACCGTCGAGTCGTCGTCCTGTCGGGTGGTGGTGCGGACCTCGACGAAGTTGCCCGGGGCCGGTGGACGGGTGCCCAGGCACGCATCGGACGCTGCGCCCTCTGCCGGGCACGGGGCCAGGAATCCGACGGCGGTGCGTCCGCACACCAGGCTCGCGTCGGCCTTGCCGTCGCTCGCATCGTTGTCCGCGGCGTACCTCTCGGCCACCTGCTGGGCATCGGGGGCGCAACCCTCGGCGTCCCCGCAGTCCTGGGCGACGGCGAGGGCCGCCGCGTCGGCTCCGTTCTGGAGCTCGGCCCGCTCGACGTAGAGCTGGCCGGTGTCGATGACCAGGGCACCGATGCCGAGCAGCAGTCCGACGCCGAGGACGATCGCGACCACGGTCGCCACCGCTCCTCGGTCGTCGCCGTGCCGCCGGGTGCGGTCGATGATGCGGTCGATGATGCGATCGATCAGCCGAGGCATCGCATGACTCCTCTACCGGTGAGCTGGACCGAGGATCCGACGCCGCCGCCGAACATGCCGGCGATGCTGTCGATCGGGGTGACCAAGGTGAAGTTCTGTCTCGCGAGGACGACCGCGTCGTCGGTCGGCCCCGGATTCGCCGGGCAGGCCGCGACCGAGACGGTCACGCCGGTCAGCGGCTCGGCAGCGGCACGGGTCCTGTCCGCGGCGCCCGGCTGTTCGAGGGCGGCGAGACGTACGCCTTCGCGTGCTGCCTGGGTCAGTGTGATCTGTGCGTTCAGAGCCCGCCCGAAATCGATGAGCCCGAACAGCACGAGCAGCAACAGCGGCAGCACGAGCGCGAACTCGACGGCGGCGGCGCCGCGGTCGGCCCGGTCGGGGCGGCTGAGGAGGCATGGCATCTCGGGGTCTCTTTCTGGGAGTGACGGAGGAGGTGTCGAGGGGCCGGCCGGCTGGCCGGCCCCTCGACCCTGCGGCGGATCAGGCCGCGGCCCCGCCGCCGGGCAGAGCGTTGAGTACGGTCACGAACAGCCCGTTCAGCCGGGGGCCGAGGAGGGCGAGCGTCGCGACGATCGCGACCGCGATCAGACCGACCAGCAGGCCGTACTCGACGGCGGTGGCACCGCGCTCGCGGTCCTCGACC includes:
- a CDS encoding CpaF family protein, whose amino-acid sequence is MSMRLSERLAEQRPGRESAARQVTQAESVPEPDESPVRATRHADPFAQLKRSVHDTLLEELGPSLYADHLAEDELAQRVRVTVKSVLEREDTPLTAADRIRLAEEVANEILGHGPLEPLLRDPGITEIMVNGPDRIYVERAGRLSTVPAAFADEDHLRRVIDKIVARVGRRVDEASPMVDARLADGSRVNAVVSPIALDGSSLTIRKFSADPFSVADLIRFGTMTRPVADLLSACVRGRLNIIVSGGTGSGKTTTLNVLSSFLPHDERIVTIEDAAELQLRQDHVVRLESRPSNIEGRGEITIRSLVRNALRMRPERIVVGEVRDGAALDMLQAMNTGHDGSLTTVHANSPRDSASRLETMVLMAGIDLPSRAIREQIASGIDLIIQQARLKDGTRRITHITEVTGMEGDVLTLQDLFLFDFGAGVDEHGRFRGALRSTGLRPTFSERLEQHGITMPDLLGTRVGER
- a CDS encoding AAA family ATPase, producing the protein MTILCTPSQPSDELLAAVGTGVLTAPTLSRAQELVEQLPGEPLVVIGPEVGFADAAGFATTLRLTRPLVGVVVIRPELDVETYAHAMQAGIRELVATADLPGLADACRRSRRLSESILLPVDATADSEGKVITIFSAKGGCGKTTLATNLAVALHADGARRVCLVDLDLAFGDVAISLQLEPRRTLVDAVGMGENMDTTGVAGLLTSFRPGLECVLAPVEPGDAEKVPATVIDDLLEMLRGMFDYVVVDTPPQFNEHVLRALDGSDHHVLLTTPDLAAMKNLRLTLDMLDLLSYPRATRSIVLNREDNRVGITAADVEQALRSKLAARIPNNLEVAASFNRGVPITAEKPSHRVSAAIREFGVQRIDRLQTAEAPAVKGQRRRWLTIGARSGDDA
- the cpaB gene encoding Flp pilus assembly protein CpaB, whose translation is MKRSVLVLGLALLLAVVGTTAVLWYVRGADARAMAGKQAVTVLIADRSVPAGTEAGKAVDTGLLRTEQMPADTVPAGVLSEIPQDLEHLAAGGDIAPGQLVLRSMFGEDRPDSSGLAIPKGKIAVTVALGVTQEVAGYVTAGSEVAVFDTYTERDREGRPTGDGLPKSRGDVQITRMLLPRVEVLAVGGAPAKEGEPAGTQQVDVLVTVAVDQHDAERLILRSETGSLHLALLSDTSEVKPGRGADTRSMTRTES
- a CDS encoding pilus assembly protein TadG-related protein translates to MPRLIDRIIDRIIDRTRRHGDDRGAVATVVAIVLGVGLLLGIGALVIDTGQLYVERAELQNGADAAALAVAQDCGDAEGCAPDAQQVAERYAADNDASDGKADASLVCGRTAVGFLAPCPAEGAASDACLGTRPPAPGNFVEVRTTTRQDDDSTVLPPVFGQILLGDDYDGRGVLACARAAWGGPKAASTLPLTISFCEWQYATQDGVSFAPAPPTVVAGSYERVLSVKADGGDPIPCPGSPSGGDLPGGFGWLDSDDCDLDIDVEESFSADPGVSGSACETLLSAARTSGEPLLIPIFDVAEGTGSNGTYQMRGFAAFVVTGYDLAGFKATSTLTGRRKCSTSGSSSAKCVFGYFTKDLVTTADTVLGGPDMGATTVQVIG
- a CDS encoding TadE/TadG family type IV pilus assembly protein; translated protein: MPCLLSRPDRADRGAAAVEFALVLPLLLLVLFGLIDFGRALNAQITLTQAAREGVRLAALEQPGAADRTRAAAEPLTGVTVSVAACPANPGPTDDAVVLARQNFTLVTPIDSIAGMFGGGVGSSVQLTGRGVMRCLG
- a CDS encoding Flp family type IVb pilin, with protein sequence MLALIAFAQSWLDRRVEDRERGATAVEYGLLVGLIAVAIVATLALLGPRLNGLFVTVLNALPGGGAAA